A window of the Carassius carassius chromosome 36, fCarCar2.1, whole genome shotgun sequence genome harbors these coding sequences:
- the LOC132116593 gene encoding uncharacterized protein LOC132116593, with protein sequence MGKALKMTTRFRNVKIKLVRRSVAGPAKLSYLSQGLPQPSFKQTHPSDPSITSQLADPDDATPSCSESAYSKAKKRELHAWDAVKDEMLKNVYYEPSSLGLFLYLPEGHGTHAVYTKDMKVIVSTGRLCTVTVNMCACEPETCSLLRYGLWPATADKPQTDSLLHPKLFADGDIIVTLDANFGLVRKQSSSTSAVEPLNGTRMILDEKDVEEYLLSHLDSSKPQELERKRHQATVMFNPHVPDIVPADNPYLCQALPMTSIQTLVYNDDGDNDEDAPDDDNDN encoded by the exons ATGGGAAAAGCTCTTAAGATGACCACACGTTTCAGGAACGTTAAAATTAAGTTGGTGAGGAGGTCTGTCGCTGGCCCTGCAAAGTTGTCTTACCTCAGTCAAGGTCTTCCCCAGCCCAGCTTCAAACAGACCCACCCTTCCGACCCTTCTATTACATCTCAACTGGCTGATCCTGATGATGCGACACCAAGCTGTTCTGAGAGTGCATACAGTAAGGCAAAGAAGAGAGAGCTTCATGCCTGGGATGCAGTCAAGGATGAGATGCTTAAG AATGTTTACTATGAGCCTTCCTCCCTGGGGTTATTCTTATATTTACCTGAAGGCCATGGCACCCATGCTGTGTACACAAAGGACATGAAGGTCATTGTCAGCACAG GACGGCTCTGCACCGTTACAGTCAACATGTGTGCGTGTGAACCAGAAACCTGCTCTCTGCTAAGGTATGGGCTCTGGCCAGCAACAGCCGACAAGCCCCAGACAGATAGCCTTCTTCATCCCAAGCTTTTT GCGGATGGAGATATAATTGTCACACTGGATGCCAACTTTGGCCTTGTGAGGAAGCAAAGCTCCAGTACAAGTGCGGTTGAGCCATTAAATGGAACCCGCATGATTCTTGATGAAAAGGATGTCGAGGAATACCTGCTATCACATCTTGACAGCTCAAAGCCTCAAGAG CTGGAAAGAAAACGACATCAAGCCACTGTGATGTTTAACCCACATGTACCAGACATTGTTCCTGCAGACAACCCCTACTTGTGTCAAGCCCTCCCCATGACAAGCATACAGACACTGGTATACAATGATGATGGTGATAATGATGAGGATGCCCCTGATGATGACAATGATAACTAG